The following is a genomic window from Malus sylvestris chromosome 7, drMalSylv7.2, whole genome shotgun sequence.
GTGCAggataaatttttcattgtgacagGAATACGaatggtacaccatgtgttttatagaagtggtgagaaattttatttttgggtaaaagactgtttaccacccttatgtttcgtggttttcaacatttagtacatcaagtttttttcgttagtcaaactgttaagtctctcATTAACTGTGACGTGACGGCCATGTGCACACTGACGGGACTCCTGACATTTTCTTCGATGATTTCCCACCCGAGATGATTGATTATCTCGAAACTCTTACAAGCTCGTCGGAGTTTTGAATTCCTGGGAGTCTTGTGCAACTGTTATTTGGTATGAATTCTAGGACATAACTGATTGTTTGATACACTAGAAACGAAGATTTGAACTTCTTTAATAAATATTCTATTTAATTGTTGAACATCATGAAAATCGCTTCTTTATACAATATGCTAATCCAACATAGACCTAGTCTGTACTGCAACCTGAGTCCACCATAAACTCAGTGCTAACTGATCTTATTAagaaatttacacaatcatggTGAAGCAGTAACTCAAACCAAACTAAGAAAACAATGCCAAAACCAATCATAACGGTCCAATTCGGTATTAAATCCAAGCTTTTTCACTGCTGCAAACCAAGCACTCATAGTAGCAAGTGTATGTAATGAGACAGTAGCTTCATCTCCCCTTGCAAGTCCATGGTCTACCATGCTCCAACTCGGAAAAAAGTTTGAACCTTCTTAGGACTGGCAAGGGTCATAACTTCTTGTACTTGTAATCATCGTCTCAGCCAGATCTGGTTTCAGTCTCGAAACATCGTCAGTTGGAGTTGGACTGCCCAAGGAATTCGTATCATCTCCAGATTGTTTCATTAGCATCTGTGAAAATTGCATTGTGATGTTCCATGAGGCACTGGACGACCTCAATAGCGCCGAGGTCCATGGGCACACCATCATCCAAGGGGATTGAATCATCTACAGCATCGCCTTCATCTGAATCCACAATAAAAGAAAAGTAACacggaaaaaaaatgaataacttCTTTCGAAAAACCAACAATATAACACCTGTTTAGTTCGTATAATTTCTATAAAATAGAAATAGGTTGGTAACGGAGAACCCCTCACCAGAAAGCATGTCCCACGCAGAATAAGTAGGCTCTGGATCCAAGTTCTTCCTGGAAGGACCTTTTGACGGTTGATTCCAATATTTCCTGTATAGGTCTGGTGTCCTACCCTTCTGCCAAATTATAACAGGGGCCATCTCCATTGCAAGACTTTGGATGTTCATCTGTGTACAGTTAACAACTATTTAAACAAGATTATCGAAGATTCGGCTATGAACAACCCACCATGCAtacaacagagagagagagagagagagagagagagagagagaaggggatgCTTCCTACCTTGTTAAGAACTGACTTCTGGCTAATGCGGAGCAGTAATGCAGTAACAAATTCTAGGGTTGTGTAGTTGACTGTAGGAAGCCTCCTGAGCATGTTTCTCATCTCACGTATGCTGGAACGAGCACCTATGATCTCATTATAAAGCTCAAATGTGGTCAGTGGCTCAGGAAGGGTAGCTAGGTAACATTTGACTAAAGCCGCTACGTCAATTGGACTTACACCCTCTGGTAATGATGCATTTGAATCTGATATTACAACACCAGATTAGTGTCGTTCAAATAGAACTAAGAAAACTATGtttcaaagaaataaataaaaagaaaacatacACACTTCAGATACCTTGGTTGTACAGTGAAACCAGTTGTTGAATGACTTTTTTATCTCCCTCGCCTTTAAACAGATATGGTGTATTTAGTCCTAGAAGTCAAAAACAATCACGAACAAGTTAATCGTATCAAAGTACTATATGTGTAAGTTATCATACATGCACCAGAAGTGTACAAATTAGAGAAGTATAGACTATAGAgtacctgatgatatgagataatctgCACATCTGACCAAAATTTGAGGAATGGGCCTACTAGATTGTTGCCGTTGCACGGTAACTTCAATCGGAACTCCAAAAactgaaattaaaaatttaagtaactATCACAGTTCACCATTTAACCCAAGATTAAAAGCAACCACCATCCTGATACAGTTTAATCTTGACACACAAACCACCAAATTAGGGAGATGTAGATGATTCAGAATTTCACCATTTTACAAAGAATGCCAACTAATAAAAACCTGAGTCCTTTTCTATATATTCTCCACTACATATTTCACCTTACAgctacaaatacaaataaattttaGGGGGAACCCCGTGTGACAGAAGATCATGTGTAATATAATCAGAAGTCAAAGAAACAAAGCTTCCAAGGTTTCCTCAATCCCAACTTCGACcatgagcttttttttttttttttgaaatatcgACTACCAGTATTAACTGCTTCCCACTATCTCACATCCTACAATTAATATTGTATATTTCCTTGTTTGTTGATTCCAGAGAAAAACCAGACATAGGTCATTGAAGAAGAAGTAGCCGGACAGCCAAACAAGCCACAAAATCAACAATCCCCACTAAAGCCCTTGAAAGCAACTGTAGTACAGTATCTCAGTTCCATCAAGTTTAACACTGTAAATctcaaagaaatttttttttccgaatatattacaattaataatGTTGGGATTCAAGAAAATTACCATCAGTGCTTGCAACACCctgaaaattgcaaaaaaaaaaaaaaaaacaagataagacttttaaaaatatgtataacaaagaagaaaagaaaggtaaCAACTGTTTTATAGATACCTTCTGCCATCTTTCAATGTCACTCAAAATAGTTTTGCTCTTTTGGGCAGTCTTCTTTGCCACCTGAAAGAAAAACACACCATCTCAAATGTGTCGGTTACAGTCCCAACTTAAAAGTCATGCTCACACGCTTAGATTGTCAATGGCATTCACCATTAGGGTTAAAGAAACAGAAAAATGCATAACATTTTCACTCTTAAGTTATTTTCAAGTTCCACTTGTGTATTTCCAGCAagattttacttttattttcatCCTTTTAGACTCTTGTATTTAGTTTCCGTACTTGGGCTGCATCACTAGGCGTGTTTACAAAACACCCTTAGCAGTGATAAAATGAAGTATTTGAAGAAAGTGACTACTAATATATCCCAGACACAGTTCTAGAAAGTCTACCTCTTCAACTTTTATCTTCCCAACAGAAACCTTTTCCTTTGTCTCTGATAAACCCTTCCTAAAAAATGTACCAGTTGTCGCAGCAGCAACTATAAGACGTTCCTGAACAGCATGTCTTGTAGCTGGTTGCTGAAGAAGCGCCCATCGACTTTTGAACATTGACCCAACTCGTTCTGCCACATCAGCAACATTCACTTTTGCATCTTTAGTGACCTCTTCAACAAATGTTCCAGCCGAATGTCCAGCTTCTTTAATCTTCACCCCTGCATTAAAACACAGTTGGCTAGAGTCAAACACAAATGTTTTTCTCATAAAAGGATTAAACAAGAAAAAACGGTGCAGTCAAAAGGTACCTGAGGAAGAAAAGAACTCGGTGGTCTTTTCTTTCCACCGGGGTGAGATGTCGGAAGGCATTGTAGCAGTTGCGGAGACCAGAGTCAAATTATAAAGGCAAAGACCAGTTTAGCCTGTTTTGAAGGGAACAAGATCACTACGGCTTTGCTCTTTCGTTAAGAAAAACTAAGGTATACATATAAGAAAGAAACCGGCTTTTATTTCACAGGTAGCAGCCTCTTGAATTCATTTACCAACACAAATTCGAAATTCAACTTAAACAATAAATCATCAAAGTTTCCCTTCTCCAATCCAATAAATCAACTTAAACAATAAATTTTTCTATGTCCActgtttggttggtgagaaaatGAAAGAAGGTCAAATCCCCTCCCCCCATCATTctcaaatacaaaacaatttcaacttaggattaaaaaattataatctcAACTAAGCCAATCAGCTCCAATAATCAGTTATCTATCGTTGTAATCTGTCTAAACCAAGGAGCGTTCTACGATTCATACAGTCGACCCCACTTAGTagaataaggctttgttgttgtaatCTGTCTAAAGATTATTACtttttcatcaaattttatCCAATTCTCAAAACCCAGTTGGCCAAATCAATATCAATCGCAACttgatcaaattttgaattacaaattgaaaagaaaaatagtactAATACAGCAACAGTTGAATGAAAATTAGCTTcgaataatttaaaaaaaaaaaacccaaaaaccctaattttaatTAGTGAAATTCAAGAAGATATTACCTCTTTGGGGCTTGCTGATCACGGAAGCTGGAAGCGAAGAAGCTGAAAcgcgaaaaacaaaattgaaaaatagaaaaatcccTTCTTTTTACagagaagtgagagagagagagagagagagaggagagaaacgTAGGAGAGAGAAAGTCGTCCAATTTGGGAATCCAAAATGCGACACCCGTCTGCCATCGGTGGGGCCCAGTAGGGTTGACGGGCGATTGATATGACGCCACGTAGGCGCTAATTTATGAATACGCGGACTAGGTATTTCAactgagaaatttttttattatgtcgAAAACACGGatagtacaccacgtgttttatgTAGTggtgtaaaattttaatttttaagttattaaccttttaacacacagaACCCACTACTTATATAGGGACACGTGGTGTATCATCTCGTGTGATggttacattgaaaaatctctcattcaactagagaaattttttattgtgacgggaacactgATGGTACactatttgtttttatataaatggtggaaaattttattttttaattaacgtTTCAACACACATATCctaccatttatataataacatgtggTGTACTACCTCGTATACCAGTTACACTGAGAAATCTCTTTCAACTGATATAACCGTTGCGTGCGCAGACTGAGATTGGCACTTTGTTTTGGCTTAAAGTTCAAAGTTAAGACTGAGATTTACATTAACCTCCTCAGTGGCCCCACCATAATCCTTAATTttcaacttttaaatcaaaatgtCTGTGGCATGCCTATGTTAGGGGGCCCCACTCCCACGTTGTTATCTTTTCTGTTATTATATGGTCTGCCAATTGCATATTTATCAAAGTCATAATTGAATATTCTAACAACAGAAAAATAATTGATTATTTTATATTTGGATGTAGGTGTGACACACGTAACAAATTCTACTACGTCATTTATGTCGTCTGAAAGTACTCTTAAACTGACCGAGAACATTTTTAATGAAATCATCTACGTCAtttgaaagtacttttaaacTGACCGAGAACATTTTTGATGAAGTTTTTAAAGTACTTActacaagaagcacataacttgTGCATTTAACAAGAAAcacttgaaatgttttgaaacctaataatattttctctaaagcgtttttaattattttaaaatacttCCAAACAAACTCTTATTGTGTTTACTAAAGCATCGAGAAATTATTACGTATTACTACAGGTGTCAAAAGGATCGACCTAACTAATTTTAAGTCGATTTACGTGGACTTGGGCCGTGTTTAGGCCAATCCACTTAATAAACGAATTGTGTTTTAATTGACCCACTTGATAAAGCATTAAGCTCAATTCAATATGCGGCCCTAACCTATTAAGATTTTTGTCGTGTTGGGTCGGATCACTAAATTGGCCGACTTAAGCAACAAACTTTAgttttttaaaacttaaaaaaaataaaaaacttacttatgtattagaaaaaaatattcatttatcattataaatttataagaaCATCAAGGAGCTTCCATCTTGGTGTCCTTGCTAAAATCCCCCACAATCCTCCTCCAAAACCAATGCTCCTGCCACACTATCTCCATCTTCTCAATCGGCACATTCTTCGTCTCCGGCAAAAACAAGTACACAAACACCGTCATCACCACCCCCCAACCcccgaaaaagaagaaaatcccGGCCTTGAAGTGGCAGAGCATGGCTAGAAAAGTTTGAGCAACAATGAAAGTGAACAAAAAGTTCACCACCACATTGATACTTTGTCCCGCCGATCGAATTTCAAGTGGGAAAATCTCACTCGGAACCAACCATCCGAGAGGCCCCCACGACCAACCGAATCCTGCTACGTAAATGCATATCAAAACCAGCACCAAATAGGCATACCCTTTGCTCACTCCGCCGTGATCACCAAGCTGAGCTGCCATTACACCTCCCACCATAATTTGTGACACCAACATTTGAATCCCCCCAGCTAAAAACAATGCTCTTCGCCCGAATTTGTCTACGATAAGCATGGATATGAACGTTGAGATTGTACCAACCACGCCAGTCATGACGGAGGACAAGAGCGAAGCGCTTTCTCCCAACCCAATTGTTCGAAAAAGTATTGGGGCATAAAAGGCTATGACATTGATCCCTGTCACTTGCTGAAAAAATGGTATGACTATTGCCATCACAAGCTGAGGCCTATACTTTCTCTCCAGGATTTTCTTGAAAGGGTGTTTCATGTTTTTCGATATGTTGTTTGCTTTGATCAGATCATCGAGTTCCACTTGGACATCATCGACCCCTCTGATGCGTTGCAGCATTAGCTTGGCTGTTTGGTGGTCCGCGCTGCGCTGGATTAGGCTGTTGGGTGTTTCCGGAAGGAAAAATGCGCCGAGTGTTAGCACTGAGGCAGGGACTGCGGCCAAGGCTAGGGAGATTCGCCACCCCCAACCGCCTTTGATCTTCTCAGTGCCGTAGTTGATGAGGTTAGCTGATAATGCGCCAATGCCGACGCTAAATTGGAAGCCATTGTTAATTGCTCCTCTGTATTTTGGTGGTGCCATTTCCGAAAGGTACAAAGGAACAGCCTGCACAACACAAACACATAGATTACGCAACAAGTAACacggaaaatgaaaaaaatcgaaaagggtATATGCTTAGATGATTAATGTTAGGGACAAAATGTACTACCTGATTTCCAAAACCAACACCAACTCCAAGCAACACACGGCCGAGGATGAGCATGTAGATGTTCATAGCTGCACCGTTTAGAGCTGAGCCGGCAAGGAACGCAGCTCCACCGGCAAGGATTGAAGGCTTGCGGCCATAGGCCCTCGTGACCAAACTGGCAAAAAGGGAAGCTACAAGACCAGCTATGTAGAGTGAGGATGTGAAGGAGGTCAACAATTCGCTGTCGAATTTACAGTAGTTGCTGATTTTGGTGTCCGATTTCATTTTCGTGTTTACCTCAGGGAAGAACTTTTTCAGAAACGGCTCCATTGATGTCACGCCGCCTGAAATTCCAATGTCGTAGCCGAAAATAACACCTCCTGTGGCTGCCATCATGCAAGATAGGATGACGAAGGGCGTCATCCTGCCGTTGTATTGGCCGGCTTCGCCTGCTATTGCTAACCCAACTGCCATTGCTTCTTCCAACCTCACTCACAAAAAGATAGGAAGATAAGAGTACAAAGTTTAAATTTGTACAAAACGAATGGATGTTAAAGAGAGCAGATTTTACTCTCTTTTCCGACGAtgcgatattctaaactactacAATTTACGGAGACCGAATTTGTGGCCTAACCACTTGTGCAAGAGCAGTCTTACTTGACTGGTATACTGAGAATGAGATCAGCATTGAAATATGCATTGGATAATTTATGGGatattcaagaaatggtttTGGACTTGTGTGGAATATGTAGGCAGTGGTTGCAATCACTACATATTATTTTACAAATTCAGGCAGGACCATAAGCATTTGTCTGAACTCAGAAGAAAGTTAAGAGAGTACTACTTCTTTAGATAAGGCTGAAAAGTTAGAAAAATGTACTCAAAAAATAAGCATTTGGTCCCATAAGCACAATTATTGGAGTAAAACCTTttatatttttacaattttagtTAAAATTGTCTATGAAATTGGTATGGCATGACTTTTCATTTTGAtccttgaaatttaaaatcgataTAAGTGGtttctgagattgtccaccatcaatcattttggtcatatGTGGAAAATCTCTGTTAAGTTGAAGAAACTACTAGTTTCAGAAGAGGAGTTTGAGTTGACAAACAACgaaaatcaaaattcaaataaaatgttatattgtCATCATGTGAATTTAGAATTATGATTAGGTAGAATGCCGTTTACATGCACAAAATAACGTGCCATGCCAATAGAAGAACATTACCCTAAAACCTGTGTTACGTAATATGtaaccataaaacaaaataggGTGCAGAGAATGGTAGCCACCTGGTTTGCAAAGCCAACCCCATAACCAAGCAAGATGCGACCGATTCTTAGCATGCAGACATTAGCAGCTGCACCGCCCAGGGCGGAACCGGCAAGGAAATGTATACCAGCCATGAGGATCCAAGTCTTGCGGCCGCAAGCTCTGGTGAGTGCAGAGGCAAAGAAGGAGGCTTCAAAGCCGGCTAAAAAAGTTGGCCATCAAATTTGCAGTAGTTGCTTGTTTTGGTGTCTTCTTTCATCTTTGAATTCACTCCACCTTCACGAATTAATCAGGATTAGTACTTGCATTAGCTAATAAATTTTGTCGACAACATTTGGCTAAATATTTCAAGTCTAATGATTGTTTACATAGTGTTATTAATTCACGTGTTATATGTGGGATGATGAGTTCATTAGTAGTACAACACGGTGATCTCAAATATATGAATATTGTGATGACTCGCCTGAAATTCCGACATCGTAGCCAAAAGATAATGCCTCCCATGGCAGCAGGATAGCACCACAACCTGGGTGCTAGCTCGACCGTCATGGTCTCTCCTGCGCAGGTGGATATCAATTTGTGGATTAACATGAACAAGGTGCAAAACTGTGGAAACAAACCCAAACACCCCAATAGCAACTAGCAAGTAGTGGGCCAATATGGGCTAAAAAGCCTATAAAATGCAGAACCAAAACACTGCCAAATAAAGTCCAAATCCATAAGCAAGCCTAAACGGcccaaagagaagaaaatataaaacagaatagGAACCACAATCAAACAGAAAAGAGAGATGCAAAATGCAAAGTGGGAATCCATAGTTTTTCTGTCATCTTACAGTTTAAGGTCAATTATTGTGCCAATATTACGAAATATTGTACCAAAAAATATGAGATGATAGAAAATATATAGAGAGTCTCATTtttgagagtctccttagcatttctcaacaGCAAAAACAGTAACAACAAACAATCACGTAGAAAATGACATCGTTTGCTTCTTTGCATGTAACGGactcatttctttttatttgtaaataacACTTCATGAAAAATTACCTTCTTTTTAAATGTAGaatgtttagagttcaaaattagaattttaaagtattaataataattttcataaaaaacatAAGTTTATGAGTCAAATCAAACAGCAATTTGtctgataaaaaaattaaggagCCAAGTGTTTTCTCGTGTAAAATTCAAAAGTTAttgcaagaaaaacaaaaggtaGGGCAGAAATAAAAAAGTTCAAACACTAATGATATTTAATTTGGGTCTtctttaacaaaaacaaaagcttcattggcCCCACCTACCTTGATTAGTCTTTTCCTAACTTCCTTTGCTTTTGGGAATTCCTCCTCAAAATATTTTGTGCTTAATTCACGAAACTTCGAGATGATCAGAATTgttaatgttaaaaatcattCTACAAAGattatttatatgaaaataaataaaatataagatcACTTGGTCATCAAAACTATACAAAAACAAATAGACGGATTCAGTAAAAGCATTATGAACTGTCTATCTGATTGTTACCCTTAACTGACtaaatgattttaattttaattgatgtTTTGTAGAAATAATATTTACCAAGTGATTTATCATAAAAACAGTTCCTATTATAAATACGAAATCCTATAAATCAAACACTAAATAAATCTCCTGCCACTCTGCTCTTATTTTGTTCACCTTCTGTTTTTTCCAAAAGTTTTAGCAGGGGCAAGATAATGTAAAGTAGGATTGTCTATCTCCATAGCAATCTACATAACACCCAAAATTATTAGATTCGGTGGGTGAGATTTCTTTCTCAGTTGGATTATTGGAAAGCTTCCATGCATTAACATATTCACTAGGGCGTGGGCATGATTACAAAATTATCGCATCCCTAATCttattaattataattgaatttaaTGATGTCCACCTGTATGAAACGTACGTGGTCCGTAATCTCCGATTAGTATATAACGTGACAAGTGGGTCGTATTTGTCGCGTTCGTATCGTTTTTAAATTATACATGTTATCTTAATGGATCGTGTTGCATCAAACTTCTTACTTTTACATGTTCTTAATAAATGACCTGATATCGAGTCAACTCGTTAATGAGTTGTGTCGTCTTAATAGGTCATGCAATAAATTACAGCAACATGTTAATCAAGTGTTAACAGTAACTCGATAACAATTTGGCCTCTTCAACATATTGACTTGAAACTCAtcattttcgtgtcgttttatTCTGATTAATAAGTCATGCAAGAAATTGTCAAATCCTAATGTTGACGttgaaatatttaatttttaaaatctttGTTGTGAAAAAGGCATCTTAGAAGATTGGAAGA
Proteins encoded in this region:
- the LOC126630633 gene encoding hexose carrier protein HEX6-like, giving the protein MAVGLAIAGEAGQYNGRMTPFVILSCMMAATGGVIFGYDIGISGGVTSMEPFLKKFFPEVNTKMKSDTKISNYCKFDSELLTSFTSSLYIAGLVASLFASLVTRAYGRKPSILAGGAAFLAGSALNGAAMNIYMLILGRVLLGVGVGFGNQAVPLYLSEMAPPKYRGAINNGFQFSVGIGALSANLINYGTEKIKGGWGWRISLALAAVPASVLTLGAFFLPETPNSLIQRSADHQTAKLMLQRIRGVDDVQVELDDLIKANNISKNMKHPFKKILERKYRPQLVMAIVIPFFQQVTGINVIAFYAPILFRTIGLGESASLLSSVMTGVVGTISTFISMLIVDKFGRRALFLAGGIQMLVSQIMVGGVMAAQLGDHGGVSKGYAYLVLVLICIYVAGFGWSWGPLGWLVPSEIFPLEIRSAGQSINVVVNFLFTFIVAQTFLAMLCHFKAGIFFFFGGWGVVMTVFVYLFLPETKNVPIEKMEIVWQEHWFWRRIVGDFSKDTKMEAP
- the LOC126630640 gene encoding uncharacterized Rho GTPase-activating protein At5g61530-like; translated protein: MPSDISPRWKEKTTEFFSSSGVKIKEAGHSAGTFVEEVTKDAKVNVADVAERVGSMFKSRWALLQQPATRHAVQERLIVAAATTGTFFRKGLSETKEKVSVGKIKVEEVAKKTAQKSKTILSDIERWQKGVASTDVFGVPIEVTVQRQQSSRPIPQILVRCADYLISSGLNTPYLFKGEGDKKVIQQLVSLYNQDSNASLPEGVSPIDVAALVKCYLATLPEPLTTFELYNEIIGARSSIREMRNMLRRLPTVNYTTLEFVTALLLRISQKSVLNKMNIQSLAMEMAPVIIWQKGRTPDLYRKYWNQPSKGPSRKNLDPEPTYSAWDMLSDEGDAVDDSIPLDDGVPMDLGAIEVVQCLMEHHNAIFTDANETIWR